gaagaaaaaaatattgcaacttaaaatgaaatgaatacCTGTAAGTAAGTGGTGTTATTGGAAGAAAAGTAGAAGAGAAGAAGGAGACAGTGATGGATAGTGATGACTGATGATGAGTGGTTTCTCAGTGTTGCGTGTTTATTTATATACTAATGACAATAATATATGGATATTGACAGATCAATTGTTGtgtttgtattttcttttagaaaaaaaaaaaatttatatatatatatatagggaaatGCTAAAGACTTTCCCGGGCACTTTTAACACTTTAAATAGTAAggttttgtgaaatttttatgaaaatatgggAAGTCATCGCATTGGAAATTAGaaagttttactttttgaataaataatttctttaaataaaatgtttaatgAGTCCCTCAGGGGCACTCGTTAGCGAGACTCATATAAATATTCGTGGCATAGTTATGTAGACAcataattctattttattttttgtaattataGAAAGAGTCTCACTAACGAGTGTCTTCGATAGAGCTGTAAAAAAAGTCTCATATTAAAAAGCCCAATTTTTTGGCCTCCTTTTAAGCCCCAAAATATTAGCCccttttgattaaaaaaaaataataatattaggcCCCCTTGATGTTTTCTCGCCCCACTCCGTGAATGTTTTATCCcctgaatttcaaattttgctCTTGAAAAAACtccggttcgtagaaaccgaaatttttttttccttgaaaacaaatttcggtttctaaaaaccgaaatttactctgaatttgcactagtaaaaattcggtttctgcgaaccgaatttttctacaaggacaaaattgaaatattaggGGTATAAAAAATTCACgggaggtgggaagagaaaacatcggCTCCGTTTAGtggatttgattttatttttagggtCAAGCCCATATTATTTAGTTCGACTCTTGGCCCCCTTATGAGGCTTATTATTGGCCCAcacaaatataaaaacaaaataaaaatattgtgcCGAGAGTTGGAATCCCTCTCTTTCCTTTATATTGATGgttgtgtatttttttctttagtttttcttccctttttgtttcattttttttcgaGAAACTTTTGGAGGattattttcttgaaataaaTTTCGAGAAAAACTTcgaaacgttttttttttaaaaaaagtcagAAACTTTTTTTCGAAAAATTTTTGGAGGATTATTTTTTCCCGAAAATTTTGCAAAACAAATTTCGAGAAAAATTTCAGtacttttttgacaaaaaaatccggaacttttttttccaaaaactttcgatttttttttcgaGAAAACTCCAAAActtttttctctaaaaaattTCGAGgatttttttccaaaatcttTCCGAAACTTTTTTTCTCTAGATAACACAAGAACCTTTTTCCCCAAAAAATATCGAGCGTTTTTTCCAGAAAACTTTCCAAAACATTTTTCTCGAAAAAAtttcaatgattttttctcaaaaacttTGGGAAACTTTCCCGAGATAAACTCAAAAACTTTTTTCTCGAAAACAtttcaatgattttttctcAAAAGCTTTCGGAAACTTTTTTCTCGAAAAAATTCGATTATTTTTTCTCGAAAACTCTCTGAAACATTTTTTTCTCGGGATAACTCAAAAACTTTTTTCTCGAAGAAATTTCGAGGATTATTCTCAACTATTGATTTGAGATTAGacaatttaaaattacattGTTGAACTTGGACAACAACTTCAATCTTTAAGTGTCCGTTCTACAAAGTTTACCGTTTATTGGCCTAACTTTATTTGAACTGAATCAAATAGGCGGATATTTCAGGGTACCTTAATTTAAAGAAACATTTCAGCTTAACTGATAAATTGGAATTTAGAGTTATCTGTATTATATCCCAAATCGGAATTTGTAGAATCATATGTTATCTGTTATTAAGATGTTTAATGCACAATGTCGTAATCTTTGTTTGATATACTCTATTAAATTGTAACCAAGATATGTACATTTATTTTGATGTTCTATCTTCATATACCACTTTGCTGCATAAACATTACAGCTACAAACTGTGTATAGCTATGTATTATATCATAGAAAAGTAAGTTATTCGACACAAAAACAGAAAAGTCagcaaataaaaaatgagtaatATGAAATCTTAATAGTGAATAGCAAGATCACTAGTAAATCCGTGAGAAACTATACTTCATTCCGCCAAATTAAACAGTACCTTAGTTGAAAGAAACATTTTAGCTTAACTGATAAATATTTTAGCTTAACTGAtaagttgaaagaaaaaaaaaaaaccagtgcATGTAGAAGTAGTTCCTATAAATTGGTTGTGCACTCAAATTCAGTTCTGCAGAACACAGTTATTGATCCTTCCACtgtgtatttttttatgatttggcCAATCCCATCAACCAACACCCTTCCactgtgtattttttttttaatacaacgAGGGCCGAAGTTTAAAGAACGAAAATATTTACAAGGAAACTATACGAAGGAAAGAAACACCCCAAAAATCATCTACTAACACCTAAAAAATATGGGAAGATGGCAAATGAATTGCTAGCGAATATGTATCGGCAGAACATCTCATATTCTCCAACACATTAGCACATGCACTGGTTTGCGTCGTGTATTCTCCAGTGTATATTTAAGGCCGCTGTGCTGGTTTTCTAACCAGTGTTAATATCATCAAACAAGTGAAAAATGGCTGATACATCTTAGGGCAAATGCATTTGAAACAGAAAAAGCCACATGACATAATCGAATTTTTTCAACTTTATttgataataaaattatttatcataTATCTGCAATGCATGATTATGATCTATATAAAATGTAATGCATACTGAGAAAACAAAAACGTCtaacaaaaaaatagtataaatgaAAAGAACAACAATTTCTCAAAGTACAAAATCAATTGATCATTAAATAACAAGAATCCAAGAAGTAACACTAACAAAAAcaagtagaaaaataaataacaaacaaaaacgATCATAAAGGTTTTAATTAAATCTCATGCTCGATGAAATAGCACATCATCTACATCCTAGCATAAAGAATAAGGTGATATTAAACTCTCAACGCAGACTTCTGGAATGtaatattgaaaaatagtaGGCTTCAAAGTACCACTCTTGGAATCGTAAAGAGCCGAATTCATGTCATAATCCCCGATAAACTCCAGTATCACTTGATCATCCTCATTAATATATATTGGCTTGATAGCTACATGATATTTAGTAGGTTCTCGCATGTAAGGAACTGTGAACAGTTTAGTCCAAGACTCTTTATTTCCATATTCCTTCATAATCCAAACATCATCACCAGAAGTCACACATAAGCAATCCCTCAAAACAGCAATGGACCACAAGTCACACATATCTTCCCCTCCGATATGAGGTAAGATCTTTTGATAAGACTCATTCACCAAatcaaaagaaacaataaaatttgGTTTTCCAAAAAATCTTTCATTAGAGACCAGCCAATTAATTGTGCCACTCACAAATTTTCCTGATCTTGGACTCCGATCAGGAACACCATCAAAAGGATACTGCTGAATGCTTCTCCAAATATCAGTACCTAAAGTATGAACCTTTACTTCAACTTTTTTAACACTAGTGATACTACCGGGCTTAAAGTAGTCGTAGTCCAAAACAACAACCACCTTGTATATATCTGTAGAAGAATCATAGCCGAAACCAAATGTCATGTGCAAATAAATAGACCCGTTTGGCTTTGTAAAAAGAGGCAACTCCTTGAATTTTCTAATAGAAGGGTTCCACAATATAACTAAGCCTTTGTGATGATCTGCAAAACACAGGATGCCGTTGCAAGAGCCACTGAAGTGGTGAAAGCTGTAATCTCTGTTAAAACTGTTCGGAGGATACTCAAATTCTGTGAATTCAGTGGTTAGGTTGGTGAAAAAGGAATCCAGTGGGTAAGATGCGAGAATGTAATTATTCTCTGGGCAATTAAGTATTCTTAAGAAGTGGAGGCGGCGTCTGGTTGACATATGAAGGTGCTTCTTGATGAATTTGGAATCAGATATTAGAGAATTCCACGATTTACAGACACATCGGAGTTGAAGGATGAGTTTCACCGGTAGTCTACAAAGGATTTCAGGAATGACGTCTTCAGGAAGAGTAGGAAGTGGTGGTGACATTAGTGTTACAACCGCCGAGATCAAGTTGTTGGTGGCAGTTATTTCCGAATCATCCATCTCGCTACCAGGCGCCATATTTGATTGTGGCTTTGGTCTGCCTGAAACTTAAATGTACACAATATATGGTGTTAATTTACGATCTAAACCAATGTACCGTTTGGCACAAGCAAAATAaggaattgataaaaaaaacgaCGAAATTTAAGAAGAGATGAATTCAATTGATGGATGAAGAAAATGAATAATACCTTGATAAAACTAAAGAAAATTGTGGTGAAGTGATGCCAGCGGCGGAGACGAAATTCCTCTGCAAATTCTTGTGTCCTCAAACCTAAATGAAGGCAATATATTTATATGGAGGAGATGGACGTTCCAAAGCAATGTAAGGAAATACTTTTATGGATTTTTTCATAACAAAAATTTCTCAACAAGTTTTGATGGCACAAAGTTTGTTtcttaattcataagtttttgaCCCACATAAATTATATAGCATAAAAGTTTGTTTCTTAATTTATACTACTATCAATAAAAGTTTACTACATTTGCATTAATTGTTTGTCTCCTGAAAcacaaatcatttttttgttttcactctcGTTCCTACGGGAAGGGGCCCTAGTAATCCAGAATTCGGGGCGAGTTCTAGCATCAGATGAAATTTTTCCTAATATCAAGGAAGGAGGGAGTATGAAATTAGAAagggtaaaaaagtaaatttccaTTAATGATTGATTTCCCTCCTTTATTACTCGTTGTCATTTCTTTCGCGCCATTCTGTTCGTTACTTCTAATTTTCTTCATTCAGACGATTAATTAATGTCCACaatttcatcatcttcataaCTTTGTGATTTTCGTTACACATTTTCAAATTGAAGTCGTCACTCGCCGGAAAAAGTATCCGGAGTTATCCTCGGCCGCCGGAAACAGTGATTAAAATCGTtcaatttcatgtttttcttttctgttttcGTTTTTAGAATTACTCATTCCCTTTTCTGTATAGCTCGTATCTGT
This portion of the Trifolium pratense cultivar HEN17-A07 linkage group LG3, ARS_RC_1.1, whole genome shotgun sequence genome encodes:
- the LOC123918309 gene encoding F-box/kelch-repeat protein At3g23880-like → MDDSEITATNNLISAVVTLMSPPLPTLPEDVIPEILCRLPVKLILQLRCVCKSWNSLISDSKFIKKHLHMSTRRRLHFLRILNCPENNYILASYPLDSFFTNLTTEFTEFEYPPNSFNRDYSFHHFSGSCNGILCFADHHKGLVILWNPSIRKFKELPLFTKPNGSIYLHMTFGFGYDSSTDIYKVVVVLDYDYFKPGSITSVKKVEVKVHTLGTDIWRSIQQYPFDGVPDRSPRSGKFVSGTINWLVSNERFFGKPNFIVSFDLVNESYQKILPHIGGEDMCDLWSIAVLRDCLCVTSGDDVWIMKEYGNKESWTKLFTVPYMREPTKYHVAIKPIYINEDDQVILEFIGDYDMNSALYDSKSGTLKPTIFQYYIPEVCVESLISPYSLC